One genomic region from Pyrobaculum islandicum DSM 4184 encodes:
- a CDS encoding precorrin-2 dehydrogenase/sirohydrochlorin ferrochelatase family protein, which yields MRIPLWVEASRLKVLILGGGSVGTRRAKYFHTAGAKVRVIARDVTPELKSMGVEIKYADLNVYEPAEDIKWADIVVIAVDDQRLAEKLFRQAEALGKLINDATDATRTHVVVPYEREIAGLRVAVTSEGAAGTPARLSLDIIEGCIKESWIPVFYSVYRELKNEAKTLIKNTKTRLHFYQKLVEDEKFMKYVKEKDEKAAIKRGRELLHSILNEEKAA from the coding sequence GTGCGTATACCTCTCTGGGTCGAGGCTTCACGTCTAAAAGTTCTAATACTTGGCGGAGGCTCTGTGGGGACGCGTAGAGCTAAATATTTTCACACGGCGGGCGCCAAGGTGAGAGTTATTGCAAGAGACGTCACGCCGGAGTTAAAATCCATGGGAGTAGAGATAAAATATGCGGATCTCAACGTCTACGAACCCGCCGAGGATATAAAATGGGCAGACATAGTGGTAATCGCAGTTGATGATCAAAGACTTGCAGAGAAACTCTTTAGACAGGCTGAGGCGTTGGGCAAATTGATAAACGACGCCACAGATGCCACACGTACACACGTGGTAGTGCCCTACGAGAGAGAAATCGCAGGACTAAGAGTAGCAGTCACTAGCGAAGGCGCGGCGGGCACGCCGGCTAGACTTTCACTAGACATAATAGAGGGCTGTATTAAAGAAAGCTGGATTCCAGTATTCTATAGTGTATATAGAGAGCTAAAGAACGAGGCAAAAACATTGATAAAAAACACAAAAACAAGACTACACTTCTACCAAAAGTTAGTTGAAGATGAAAAATTTATGAAATATGTAAAAGAAAAAGACGAAAAAGCTGCAATTAAACGGGGAAGAGAACTGCTACACTCTATCCTAAATGAGGAAAAGGCCGCCTAG
- a CDS encoding zinc ribbon domain-containing protein — protein sequence MGSVLFCPKCGAKMAEERRRVMHCPACGFKAHRDNVSVI from the coding sequence ATGGGCTCAGTACTGTTCTGTCCAAAGTGTGGAGCCAAGATGGCAGAGGAGAGAAGGCGCGTTATGCATTGCCCCGCCTGCGGCTTCAAGGCGCATAGAGACAATGTGTCCGTGATTTAG
- a CDS encoding helix-turn-helix domain-containing protein: protein MPSARTVRLRLLPTTAQERKLHKLADAAARAWNEVNYLRRRQFFAKQGVDLRGTYNEIYNRYKRILAPAALQQILNKNDEAWRSFFALLARLKAGELHMKKVSPPSYWKDRLLGKRVKRLIVRSDQYYVEPINDGEGYIVLKDFGMRIRWEDKVVWEAGQAGDCIRAGEVARLPPHRGRRLVACQQPQRDVQPR from the coding sequence ATGCCCTCCGCCCGGACTGTCCGCCTGAGGCTCCTCCCCACGACGGCGCAGGAGCGCAAGTTGCATAAGCTGGCAGACGCCGCGGCTAGGGCCTGGAACGAGGTGAACTATCTGAGGAGGCGGCAGTTCTTTGCGAAGCAGGGCGTAGACCTAAGGGGCACGTATAACGAAATATACAACAGGTATAAGCGTATTCTTGCGCCGGCCGCCCTCCAACAGATCCTCAACAAGAACGACGAGGCGTGGCGGAGTTTCTTCGCCCTCCTGGCGAGGCTGAAGGCCGGGGAGCTCCACATGAAGAAGGTCTCTCCCCCCAGCTACTGGAAGGACCGCCTCCTTGGGAAGAGGGTCAAGCGCCTTATCGTCAGAAGCGACCAGTACTACGTAGAGCCTATCAACGACGGAGAGGGCTACATAGTCCTCAAGGACTTCGGCATGAGGATACGCTGGGAGGATAAAGTGGTCTGGGAGGCAGGGCAGGCTGGAGATTGTATACGAGCGGGGGAGGTGGCTCGCCTACCTCCCCATAGAGGTCGGCGTCTGGTCGCCTGCCAGCAACCCCAGAGAGATGTGCAGCCTAGATAA
- a CDS encoding DUF6884 domain-containing protein: protein MFSIVTNCTAEKLRVAAPARELYRGPSVRRIVKVLDEVRSAGVPAALYIISARYGLVHENQVLEPYDVTLSGRSPEEIKKWARSVGLLNAIAELIENSTVILVVSKPYYIAVEEAVCSHGVYILAPYRACGRWIKTGNFNKHIVLRELLYKLAK from the coding sequence GTGTTTTCAATTGTTACCAACTGTACTGCCGAAAAGCTTAGAGTTGCCGCGCCAGCTAGAGAGCTATACAGAGGGCCTTCTGTGAGAAGAATTGTAAAAGTGTTGGACGAGGTTAGATCTGCTGGGGTTCCCGCCGCTTTGTATATAATATCTGCTAGATATGGGTTGGTACATGAGAATCAAGTATTAGAGCCGTATGATGTGACTCTAAGCGGGAGGTCGCCTGAGGAAATAAAGAAGTGGGCTAGATCTGTTGGCCTTCTAAACGCTATAGCTGAGCTTATTGAAAACTCCACAGTTATACTCGTGGTGTCGAAACCATATTACATAGCGGTGGAGGAGGCAGTGTGTAGCCACGGCGTATACATCCTCGCGCCATATAGAGCATGTGGGAGGTGGATAAAGACAGGCAACTTTAACAAACATATAGTACTTAGAGAGCTATTGTATAAACTGGCGAAGTAA
- a CDS encoding uroporphyrinogen-III synthase has translation MGGGTEIVVVRIKEGRCPSGAYCISIGRIIPRPDVVIPDGDYLVIMSPSVAYSINLSNVVKKFKCVICVGPSTAEAVGNCIVPREYTSYGVARLLKELAPGRVVVLRSSAGNEVLKTLVPNVIEVPVYDIVLDRDRIEEAAKAIVMAKAVVFTSSTAVEAVAKAVDLTGKTVVAIGAVTSQKLTQLGIPHITAGEATIEEAVKTAKKELELFKPK, from the coding sequence ATGGGAGGCGGCACGGAGATTGTTGTAGTTAGAATTAAAGAGGGACGTTGCCCCAGCGGCGCATACTGTATATCTATAGGTAGGATAATTCCACGCCCTGATGTTGTTATTCCAGACGGCGACTACTTAGTCATCATGAGCCCCTCTGTGGCTTATTCGATAAATTTAAGCAACGTTGTAAAGAAGTTCAAATGTGTTATATGTGTAGGCCCTTCTACAGCAGAGGCCGTCGGCAACTGTATAGTGCCAAGAGAGTATACGAGCTATGGCGTAGCGCGGTTATTGAAGGAGCTCGCCCCTGGCAGAGTCGTCGTCTTGAGGTCAAGCGCTGGCAACGAGGTGTTAAAGACGTTGGTGCCAAATGTGATAGAAGTTCCTGTCTACGACATTGTATTAGATAGAGACAGGATAGAGGAGGCGGCAAAAGCCATAGTCATGGCAAAAGCTGTGGTATTTACAAGCTCAACCGCCGTAGAGGCGGTAGCTAAAGCTGTAGACCTCACAGGAAAGACCGTAGTTGCAATCGGCGCCGTGACGTCACAAAAATTGACGCAACTGGGAATACCACATATAACGGCGGGTGAAGCTACAATAGAGGAGGCTGTAAAAACGGCGAAAAAAGAGTTAGAATTATTTAAGCCCAAGTAG